One window of Gilliamella sp. B3022 genomic DNA carries:
- the allS gene encoding HTH-type transcriptional activator AllS, which produces MLDTETMRTFTKVVECKSFSKAAKLLFKTPAAISYRIKSLETDLNTQLFERTTRTVSLTLAGQHLYEHCSQWLLWLTTMPEELHQIRNGVERKINLTINNLLYDVDAVTELLSHLQKKFPFTNFTFNRQVYMGVWDSLLYGEYHLAIGATGTESLDNMINIFPLGEINWVFVAAKNHPITHLEGPLSNETLRKYPAINIEDTSIHMNKRVAWLLPSQSEIIVPNITTKLSCHLKGLGIGFLPRSVCQKYLDSGDLIQCQVINERKPSPLSLAWKKSHMGRVMSEIVNLFKFHHPLASSFLKNIDVKR; this is translated from the coding sequence ATGTTAGATACAGAAACTATGCGAACCTTCACAAAAGTAGTTGAGTGTAAAAGCTTTTCCAAAGCAGCCAAATTGTTATTTAAAACTCCAGCTGCCATTAGTTATCGTATCAAATCATTGGAAACGGATCTTAATACTCAATTGTTTGAACGCACAACACGAACAGTATCATTAACTCTTGCAGGTCAACATCTCTATGAGCATTGCAGCCAATGGCTACTTTGGTTGACTACTATGCCTGAAGAGCTACATCAAATACGCAATGGCGTCGAACGCAAAATTAATCTGACCATTAATAATTTACTCTATGATGTTGATGCGGTCACGGAGCTATTAAGCCATTTGCAAAAAAAATTTCCATTTACTAATTTTACCTTTAATCGACAAGTATATATGGGCGTTTGGGATTCGTTATTATACGGTGAATATCATCTTGCTATTGGGGCAACAGGAACTGAATCATTAGATAATATGATTAATATTTTTCCATTAGGTGAAATTAATTGGGTTTTTGTTGCAGCAAAAAATCATCCGATCACTCATCTAGAAGGTCCGTTATCAAATGAAACATTACGTAAATATCCCGCTATAAATATTGAAGATACATCAATTCATATGAATAAACGAGTTGCGTGGCTATTGCCAAGTCAATCTGAAATTATTGTGCCTAATATTACAACCAAATTATCCTGTCATTTAAAAGGGCTAGGGATTGGATTTTTACCACGTTCGGTTTGTCAAAAGTATTTGGATTCGGGTGATTTAATTCAATGCCAAGTGATTAATGAACGTAAACCTTCACCATTATCTTTAGCATGGAAAAAGTCGCATATGGGAAGAGTGATGAGCGAAATTGTTAATTTATTTAAGTTCCACCATCCATTAGCCAGTAGTTTTTTAAAAAATATCGATGTAAAAAGATAA
- a CDS encoding DUF1116 domain-containing protein: MNKVINEANQAIMERIKAARPHWIGVVAAKEAIPTLAQNYKLLHAGPPIVWKDMTGPMQGACIGACLFEKWASDEKQALDLLENGGVEFIPCHSVNAVGPMGGITSANMPMLVVENLTHGNRAYCNLNEGIGKVMRFGAYGEEVLNRHHWMKESLGPALNDALKLFENGIDLTALMAQAITMGDEFHQRNIAASALLLRTLSPKLIMLDRNKTELAKIFEFLSVTDQFFLNLAMAFCKSVMDSAAYLQKGTIVTAMTRNGKDFGIKVSGLGDEWFTAPVNTPQGLFFTGYSQNEANPDIGDSAITETFGIGGAAMVAAPGVTRFVGAGGVDIAYEVSEEMSEIYLDHNMLLQIPSWNFQGCCLGLDLRRIVETGITPLINTGIAHKKAGVGQIGAGTVRAPLACFEKALEALAKKLKV, encoded by the coding sequence ATGAATAAAGTAATTAATGAAGCAAACCAAGCCATTATGGAGCGAATCAAAGCCGCTAGACCACATTGGATTGGGGTAGTTGCTGCGAAAGAAGCTATACCGACTTTAGCACAAAATTATAAGTTATTACATGCTGGTCCTCCTATTGTCTGGAAAGATATGACAGGACCAATGCAGGGGGCATGCATTGGCGCCTGTCTGTTTGAAAAATGGGCGAGTGATGAAAAACAAGCTTTGGATTTATTAGAAAATGGTGGAGTTGAATTCATTCCATGTCATTCCGTTAATGCGGTTGGACCGATGGGCGGTATCACTTCAGCCAATATGCCAATGTTAGTTGTTGAGAACCTCACTCATGGTAATCGAGCGTACTGTAATTTGAACGAGGGTATTGGCAAAGTAATGCGCTTTGGTGCATATGGTGAAGAAGTACTCAATCGTCACCATTGGATGAAAGAGTCGTTAGGACCAGCATTGAATGATGCTCTTAAACTGTTTGAAAATGGAATTGATCTTACAGCCTTAATGGCACAAGCCATTACTATGGGTGATGAGTTTCATCAACGTAATATTGCGGCTTCAGCTTTATTGCTAAGAACATTGTCACCTAAATTAATTATGCTTGATCGCAATAAAACAGAACTGGCTAAAATATTTGAATTTTTAAGTGTAACGGATCAGTTCTTTTTAAATCTAGCGATGGCATTTTGTAAATCGGTCATGGACAGTGCAGCATATCTTCAAAAAGGGACTATTGTTACAGCTATGACGCGTAATGGTAAAGATTTTGGCATCAAGGTCAGTGGTTTAGGTGATGAGTGGTTTACTGCACCTGTTAATACTCCGCAAGGTCTATTTTTCACTGGCTATTCACAAAATGAAGCCAATCCAGATATTGGTGATAGCGCTATTACTGAAACTTTTGGTATTGGTGGTGCGGCTATGGTAGCTGCGCCAGGAGTAACCCGATTCGTTGGCGCAGGTGGCGTAGATATTGCATATGAAGTATCAGAAGAGATGAGTGAAATCTATCTTGACCATAATATGTTGTTACAAATTCCATCTTGGAACTTCCAAGGATGCTGTTTAGGTCTTGATCTTCGCCGCATTGTTGAAACGGGTATCACGCCTTTAATCAATACTGGCATTGCCCACAAAAAGGCCGGTGTGGGTCAAATTGGTGCAGGAACGGTACGTGCTCCATTAGCCTGTTTTGAAAAAGCACTCGAGGCATTAGCCAAAAAACTTAAAGTTTAA
- a CDS encoding amino acid ABC transporter permease, giving the protein MQFNWEVIRDYLPLFIDGAIMTITCTLVCVVFGTFWGLILGLGRVAQVKHGIYKYTLSILVKWPIKIYVSAFRGTPLFVQIMVMYFVIMPFLLHPREGVLVSDYLISPETARYLRVQYGAFISCVLAITLNAGAYISEIFRAGIQSIDKGQMEAARSLGMSYSSTMRKVILPQAFRRMLPPLGNNAIAILKDSSLGSAIGLVDLAYAARTAGAANAVYTEPYLVISLVYWSMTFLLSLLVKYMEKRLGKSDSH; this is encoded by the coding sequence ATGCAGTTTAATTGGGAAGTGATTCGTGATTATTTGCCTCTGTTTATTGATGGCGCAATAATGACCATTACCTGTACTCTAGTTTGTGTAGTGTTTGGTACGTTTTGGGGATTAATTTTAGGTCTTGGTCGAGTCGCTCAAGTAAAGCACGGTATTTATAAATACACTTTATCAATATTAGTGAAATGGCCAATTAAAATTTATGTAAGCGCCTTTCGCGGTACCCCTTTATTTGTTCAAATTATGGTTATGTATTTTGTTATCATGCCATTTTTGTTACACCCTCGAGAGGGTGTTTTGGTCTCAGATTATTTAATATCGCCTGAAACCGCGCGTTATTTACGAGTGCAATATGGTGCATTTATTTCTTGTGTTTTAGCGATAACTTTAAATGCAGGTGCCTATATTTCAGAAATCTTTAGAGCTGGCATTCAATCTATTGATAAAGGACAAATGGAAGCTGCACGATCTTTAGGTATGAGTTATAGTAGTACTATGCGTAAAGTAATTTTACCTCAAGCTTTTCGACGAATGCTTCCTCCTTTGGGTAATAATGCGATTGCGATTTTAAAGGATTCTTCCTTAGGTTCGGCAATCGGATTGGTTGATTTAGCTTATGCAGCAAGAACGGCTGGTGCGGCCAATGCAGTTTATACTGAACCTTATCTAGTCATTTCTTTAGTTTACTGGTCTATGACATTTTTATTATCCCTACTGGTTAAATATATGGAAAAAAGGTTAGGCAAAAGTGATTCACATTAA
- the fdrA gene encoding acyl-CoA synthetase FdrA has protein sequence MIQSFIKKGSFQDSVSLMLISKKLSSLDEVDEVSVMMGTPANKSLLTATGFWSDIFNEASPNDICVAIKTHNDSINVVDLISVKLENSLKNIVQQQGSSKLLKARRYASAIQKLPDANLVLISIAGEYAADLAEQAIDDNKNVMIFSDNVPVTDEIRLKTKASSKDLIVMGPDCGTAIIAGAPLAFANVIPKGNIGVIGASGTGIQEVISQIALLNQGITQAIGLGGRDLSQEVEGISALTALKMLAADEQSQVIAFISKPPAENVRGKVIASMKLIKKPIVALFLGSTIDKAQDENIYFVKTLDEAARLACLLAKVEIVAHQLHKVANKTISGLYTGGTLASEAAILLAQELHLSVRKNHDKGILLDENGHKIIDLGDDFYTVGRPHPMIDPSIREQEISKLGEQKSVGVVLLDLVIGYGANSNPAESIIAGYKAASAARSADNPLIAIATVTGSQQDPQCRRKQIDTLTENNIVVMDNLFEAILLAKKLITPITSSNSHKTYPLLNHISVINAGLRSFAEDLQSSNVPVVHYQWTPIAGGNPTLAAILKKLN, from the coding sequence ATGATTCAATCTTTCATAAAAAAAGGAAGCTTTCAAGATTCGGTCAGTTTAATGTTAATTTCAAAAAAGCTGAGTAGTCTTGACGAAGTTGATGAAGTTTCCGTCATGATGGGGACACCAGCCAATAAATCCTTACTTACAGCAACGGGTTTTTGGAGTGATATATTTAATGAGGCTTCCCCGAATGATATTTGTGTTGCCATTAAAACGCATAATGATTCAATTAATGTTGTGGATCTAATCAGTGTAAAGCTTGAAAACTCGTTAAAAAATATCGTTCAGCAGCAAGGTAGCAGTAAATTACTCAAAGCAAGACGTTATGCTAGCGCAATTCAAAAACTACCTGACGCAAATTTAGTGTTGATATCGATTGCTGGTGAATACGCCGCAGATCTTGCTGAACAAGCCATTGATGATAATAAAAATGTAATGATCTTTTCAGATAATGTGCCTGTGACAGATGAAATTCGATTAAAAACTAAGGCTTCTAGTAAAGATTTGATTGTGATGGGTCCTGATTGTGGTACAGCGATTATTGCTGGTGCTCCATTGGCTTTTGCCAATGTGATTCCCAAAGGGAACATTGGGGTAATTGGTGCATCGGGTACAGGTATTCAAGAAGTCATCTCACAAATTGCGTTATTAAACCAAGGTATTACACAAGCTATTGGTTTAGGCGGGCGTGATTTATCGCAAGAGGTAGAGGGAATAAGCGCTTTAACCGCATTAAAGATGCTCGCGGCAGATGAGCAAAGTCAAGTCATTGCGTTTATTTCAAAACCTCCTGCTGAAAATGTGAGGGGAAAAGTTATTGCTTCCATGAAGCTGATTAAAAAGCCAATTGTGGCACTGTTTTTAGGATCAACTATCGACAAAGCACAAGATGAAAATATCTATTTTGTCAAAACATTAGATGAAGCAGCACGTTTAGCGTGTTTATTAGCCAAAGTAGAAATAGTTGCACATCAATTACATAAGGTAGCTAACAAAACGATTTCAGGACTTTATACCGGTGGAACTCTGGCTTCAGAAGCTGCGATACTACTTGCACAAGAGTTACATTTATCAGTCAGAAAAAATCATGATAAAGGCATATTGCTCGATGAAAACGGTCATAAAATTATTGATCTTGGAGATGATTTTTACACTGTTGGACGACCACATCCAATGATTGATCCTTCTATTCGTGAACAAGAAATTAGTAAACTAGGGGAACAAAAGTCAGTTGGGGTAGTATTACTTGATTTAGTGATTGGTTATGGCGCTAACTCAAATCCTGCTGAATCAATTATTGCCGGATATAAAGCAGCCAGTGCAGCGCGCTCAGCGGATAATCCCTTAATTGCTATCGCTACGGTAACGGGCTCACAGCAAGATCCACAATGCCGTAGAAAGCAAATTGATACCTTAACAGAGAATAATATTGTGGTGATGGATAATCTGTTCGAGGCGATATTATTAGCTAAAAAATTAATTACACCAATCACATCATCAAATTCACATAAAACATATCCTTTGCTTAATCATATAAGCGTAATCAATGCTGGATTGCGTAGTTTTGCAGAAGATCTTCAATCATCCAATGTCCCTGTTGTGCATTATCAATGGACACCAATAGCTGGCGGAAATCCAACATTAGCGGCTATTTTGAAAAAATTAAATTAA
- a CDS encoding DUF2877 domain-containing protein yields the protein MKCKYAENKLQTKAISTSLTATSFAADANRQFFMSSTQNHLQQFKPLIISAHAPNVEGKLSLFSLHEHTVNLINHQQQLVTLHQYGSGLSPMGWVVKTDDFNVIQTMLANDHLTLRQQSNGDLLLGDILLSYNTHICNMTLKSRTHTELDKTAIRQLFMLINYPTGLFGLLRENIVNNPAPELISLCNRLNSLMLGERVNITQFIGLGPGLTPSFDDIIVGIIAILFCDHRFKPKIQRIKTTLQNLPLEVLTTTISATFLKYALQGKFSLPVLNVIERLNQHRYNHCAIHNLLNYGHTSGADLLLGIWLGIDRFVIKD from the coding sequence ATGAAATGTAAATATGCAGAGAATAAATTACAAACAAAAGCGATAAGTACTTCACTTACGGCAACATCATTTGCTGCCGATGCAAATCGGCAGTTTTTCATGTCATCAACCCAAAATCACTTACAGCAATTTAAACCATTAATCATCAGTGCCCATGCACCAAATGTAGAGGGAAAATTATCTCTATTTAGTTTACATGAACATACAGTGAATTTAATCAATCACCAGCAACAATTAGTCACATTACATCAATATGGTAGTGGTTTATCACCTATGGGTTGGGTTGTTAAAACCGATGATTTTAATGTAATTCAAACTATGCTAGCTAATGATCATTTAACTCTAAGACAACAGAGTAATGGTGATTTATTACTCGGCGATATTTTGTTAAGTTATAATACTCATATCTGCAATATGACATTAAAGAGTAGAACACACACCGAATTAGATAAAACCGCGATTAGACAATTATTCATGCTGATAAATTATCCAACAGGCTTATTTGGGTTACTTCGAGAAAATATTGTCAACAACCCCGCACCAGAACTAATAAGTTTATGTAATAGGTTGAATAGTTTAATGTTGGGGGAAAGAGTAAATATTACTCAATTTATTGGATTAGGTCCGGGTTTAACTCCTAGCTTTGATGATATTATAGTCGGAATAATTGCAATACTTTTCTGTGATCATCGTTTTAAACCCAAAATACAACGAATAAAAACGACATTGCAGAATTTGCCATTAGAGGTATTGACAACAACAATTAGTGCTACATTTTTAAAATATGCATTACAAGGTAAATTTTCATTACCTGTTTTAAATGTTATTGAACGCCTGAATCAACATAGGTATAACCATTGTGCAATTCATAATCTTTTAAATTATGGACACACATCAGGAGCCGATCTTTTATTAGGGATCTGGTTGGGTATTGATCGTTTTGTTATAAAGGATTGA
- a CDS encoding pyridoxal-phosphate-dependent aminotransferase family protein has translation MLDLDNYDQINPPARLLMGPGPINADPRVTRAMAAPLIGQFDPVMTDYMNQTMALYRDIFKTKNEQTFVIDGTARAGIEAVLVSTLRPRDKVLVPIFGRFGLLLCEIAHRCRADVHTIEVPWGEVFDPNVIEDAIKKIKPRLLLCVQGDTSTTLLQPLNKIGEICRRYGVLSYVDATASIVGNDLEVDKWQLDGVSVSLQKCLSGPPGVAPLTLSPKMVEIIQARKCVELGIRDQGDSSGSDEMIYSNYFDLDMIIRYWGSERINHHTEATSMLYAARECARIVLQEGLDNVIERHRINGSAMVAGLQAMGLDLFGDIKHKMNNVVGVIRPENINDLEVRSLMLNDFGIEIGASFGPLKGNVWRIGTMGYNARKQCVLQTLTAFEAVLNRVGFKTIQGAGLQAAWNIYQQ, from the coding sequence ATGTTAGATTTAGATAACTATGATCAAATTAATCCACCAGCACGATTACTGATGGGACCCGGTCCAATTAATGCTGATCCACGTGTAACGCGAGCAATGGCTGCGCCTTTAATTGGTCAATTCGATCCTGTTATGACTGATTATATGAATCAAACGATGGCGCTTTATCGTGACATATTTAAAACCAAAAATGAACAAACTTTTGTTATTGATGGCACCGCCAGAGCTGGCATTGAAGCTGTTCTTGTGTCAACCCTTCGTCCAAGGGATAAAGTGTTAGTGCCAATATTTGGACGATTTGGTTTATTACTTTGTGAAATTGCTCATCGTTGTAGAGCAGATGTGCATACTATTGAAGTGCCATGGGGAGAAGTATTCGATCCTAATGTAATTGAAGATGCCATAAAAAAAATTAAGCCACGCTTGTTACTTTGTGTGCAAGGTGATACTTCAACTACTTTACTTCAACCATTAAATAAAATTGGTGAAATTTGTCGTAGATATGGTGTGCTTTCTTACGTTGATGCAACCGCTTCAATTGTTGGTAACGATTTAGAAGTCGATAAGTGGCAACTTGATGGTGTGTCAGTGAGTTTGCAAAAGTGCTTGAGTGGACCTCCAGGCGTGGCTCCTTTAACATTAAGTCCAAAAATGGTTGAAATCATTCAAGCACGCAAATGTGTTGAACTTGGTATCCGAGATCAAGGGGATAGCAGTGGTAGTGATGAAATGATATATTCGAACTATTTTGATCTTGATATGATTATTCGTTATTGGGGATCTGAACGGATTAACCATCATACTGAAGCTACCTCTATGCTTTATGCAGCCAGAGAGTGTGCTCGTATAGTATTGCAAGAAGGATTGGATAATGTCATTGAACGTCATCGCATTAATGGTTCGGCTATGGTCGCAGGTTTACAAGCAATGGGACTTGATTTGTTTGGTGATATTAAACATAAAATGAACAATGTGGTTGGGGTTATACGTCCAGAAAATATTAACGACCTAGAAGTACGTAGTTTAATGCTCAATGATTTTGGTATTGAAATTGGTGCATCTTTTGGTCCTCTAAAAGGTAATGTTTGGCGTATTGGTACTATGGGTTATAACGCTAGAAAACAGTGTGTTTTACAAACATTAACTGCCTTTGAAGCAGTATTAAATCGTGTTGGTTTCAAAACCATTCAAGGCGCTGGATTACAGGCGGCTTGGAATATTTATCAACAATAA
- the fabB gene encoding beta-ketoacyl-ACP synthase I: MKRVVITGLGILSSIGNNTKEVLESLKIGRSGITFSQEMKDSGMRSHICGNVKLDTKGLIDRKIVRFMNDASIYGYLALQQAIEDAKLTPEQVSNPRTGLIAGYGGSTKTQYNVVAGMKEKGLRGVGPYAVTKSMSSAISACLATPFKIKGVSYSMTSACATSVHCIGHAAELIQLGKQDIVFAGGGEELCWEMSCEFDAMGALSTKYNDCPEKASRAYDANRDGFVIAGGAGMVVVEELEHALARGAHIYGELVGYGATSDGYDMVAPSGEGAMRCMQLAIQDLDVPVDYINTHGTSTPVGDVKELWAIKQVFGDNIPAISSTKSMTGHSLSATGAQELIYSLLMLEHGFITPSINIDELDEAAVGMNIITKPTERELTTVMSNSFGFGGTNASIVMKKYKA; encoded by the coding sequence ATGAAACGCGTTGTTATAACAGGATTAGGAATTCTTTCAAGTATTGGAAATAATACCAAAGAAGTTTTAGAATCTTTAAAAATTGGCCGTAGTGGTATTACTTTTTCACAAGAAATGAAAGATAGCGGAATGCGTAGTCATATCTGCGGAAATGTTAAATTAGATACTAAAGGTCTCATTGACCGTAAAATAGTTCGCTTTATGAACGATGCTTCTATTTATGGTTATCTCGCTTTACAACAAGCTATTGAAGACGCTAAGTTAACTCCAGAACAAGTTTCTAATCCACGTACTGGTTTAATTGCAGGTTACGGTGGTTCAACTAAAACTCAATATAATGTTGTAGCTGGTATGAAAGAGAAAGGATTACGTGGCGTTGGTCCTTATGCAGTGACGAAATCAATGTCATCTGCAATTTCAGCTTGTTTAGCTACACCATTTAAAATTAAAGGTGTGAGTTATTCTATGACATCAGCTTGTGCTACGTCTGTGCACTGTATTGGTCACGCTGCTGAACTTATTCAGCTGGGCAAACAGGATATCGTTTTTGCTGGTGGTGGTGAAGAGCTTTGTTGGGAAATGTCTTGTGAATTTGACGCAATGGGTGCGTTATCAACGAAATATAACGACTGTCCAGAAAAAGCATCACGAGCTTATGATGCCAATCGTGATGGTTTTGTTATTGCTGGCGGAGCTGGTATGGTTGTTGTAGAAGAGTTAGAACATGCATTAGCGCGTGGCGCTCATATTTATGGTGAATTAGTCGGTTATGGTGCAACATCAGATGGTTATGATATGGTTGCTCCATCAGGTGAAGGTGCAATGCGTTGTATGCAACTTGCTATTCAAGATTTAGATGTGCCAGTTGATTATATCAACACTCATGGTACATCAACACCAGTAGGTGATGTAAAAGAGTTATGGGCAATCAAACAAGTATTTGGTGACAATATTCCAGCAATCTCATCAACTAAGTCTATGACGGGCCATTCATTAAGTGCAACAGGTGCGCAAGAGCTTATCTATTCATTATTGATGCTTGAACATGGCTTTATTACACCAAGTATTAATATCGATGAATTAGACGAAGCAGCAGTTGGCATGAATATTATTACAAAACCAACCGAACGTGAATTAACAACCGTTATGTCAAATAGCTTTGGCTTTGGTGGTACGAATGCCTCAATTGTGATGAAAAAATACAAAGCTTAA
- a CDS encoding basic amino acid ABC transporter substrate-binding protein — protein MIKSCFSLILSAFLLVSSYLSYADKATTYVVGAGGTYRPFEYENNQRQLEGFDIDIIQAIADVENFNIKLINTPWDSIFASLNNGERDIIISGITITDKRKKSVDFSFPYFPAEQVVVTQANSSITSLEDLKTKTVGVVNGSTGDVVVSKVLGMNSKAIKRFDNTPLLLQDLYEEGIDAAVSDVGVVKFYIKMHPGKDFNLIADQNFEAQYFGIAVAKGNDKLLNSINEGLKKIIVNGTYATIYAKWFDENVPTLPIN, from the coding sequence ATGATTAAGTCTTGTTTTTCGTTAATTTTATCTGCTTTTTTATTAGTTTCTAGTTATTTAAGTTACGCAGATAAGGCAACAACTTATGTAGTAGGCGCCGGTGGTACGTACCGACCTTTTGAATATGAAAATAATCAGCGTCAGTTAGAAGGCTTCGATATTGATATTATTCAAGCGATTGCTGATGTTGAGAATTTTAACATCAAATTAATTAATACACCTTGGGATAGTATTTTTGCAAGTTTGAACAATGGTGAACGTGATATTATTATTTCAGGTATTACTATTACCGATAAACGAAAAAAATCGGTCGATTTTTCGTTTCCTTACTTTCCCGCTGAACAAGTAGTTGTGACCCAAGCAAACTCTAGTATTACTTCATTGGAAGATTTAAAAACAAAAACGGTTGGCGTTGTAAATGGCAGTACGGGGGATGTGGTTGTTTCAAAAGTTTTAGGAATGAATAGCAAAGCGATCAAACGTTTTGATAATACTCCTCTTTTGTTGCAAGATCTTTATGAAGAAGGGATTGATGCTGCGGTTAGTGACGTTGGGGTAGTTAAGTTTTATATTAAAATGCATCCAGGAAAAGATTTCAATCTAATTGCTGATCAAAATTTCGAAGCTCAATATTTTGGTATAGCTGTTGCCAAAGGAAATGATAAATTACTAAATAGTATTAATGAAGGACTTAAAAAAATTATTGTTAATGGTACTTATGCTACCATTTATGCAAAATGGTTTGATGAAAATGTACCAACTTTGCCTATTAATTAA
- a CDS encoding amino acid ABC transporter ATP-binding protein, giving the protein MIHINNLQKQFGDIHVLRGITCDFQEKEVISIIGPSGSGKSTFLRCINGLEDITAGEIEVNGFKVHDPRIPINRLRESVGMVFQRFNLFPHMTVLDNLILAPRDVKKMAKSEAITKAESLLIKVGLIDKIDAYPSQLSGGQQQRVAIARALMMDPKVMLFDEPTSALDPELVGEVLAVMKSLAQEGMTMVVVTHEMGFAREMSSRVIFIDQGIIQEQGSPDQIFKNPQNERTQLFLSKVL; this is encoded by the coding sequence GTGATTCACATTAATAATCTACAAAAGCAATTTGGCGATATCCATGTATTAAGAGGTATAACATGCGATTTTCAGGAAAAAGAAGTTATTTCCATTATCGGTCCTTCAGGATCAGGTAAAAGTACTTTTTTGCGTTGCATTAATGGGTTAGAGGATATCACCGCAGGTGAAATTGAAGTGAATGGCTTTAAAGTACATGATCCAAGAATTCCTATTAATCGCTTGCGAGAATCTGTGGGTATGGTGTTTCAACGCTTTAATCTATTTCCGCATATGACAGTGTTAGATAATTTGATTTTAGCACCTCGTGATGTCAAAAAAATGGCTAAATCCGAAGCTATTACCAAAGCAGAAAGTTTATTAATTAAAGTCGGATTAATTGATAAGATTGATGCTTACCCAAGTCAGCTTTCAGGTGGTCAACAACAGCGTGTTGCCATTGCTAGAGCTTTAATGATGGATCCTAAAGTAATGTTATTTGATGAACCAACTTCTGCACTCGATCCCGAATTGGTTGGTGAAGTTCTAGCTGTCATGAAATCATTAGCTCAAGAAGGTATGACAATGGTGGTTGTAACTCATGAAATGGGCTTTGCCAGAGAGATGTCAAGTCGAGTGATTTTTATTGATCAAGGAATTATTCAAGAACAAGGATCACCAGATCAGATTTTCAAAAATCCACAAAATGAACGGACACAGTTATTTTTAAGTAAAGTGCTCTAG